The Paracoccus sp. MA genome contains a region encoding:
- a CDS encoding aminotransferase class I/II-fold pyridoxal phosphate-dependent enzyme, with protein sequence MSFPRHAAALEALAQRGRLRRLAPAAGLDFASNDYLGLAGSDLLAGAARDALARGVPVGAGGSRLLRGNHAEHEALEAEAAAFFGAEAALYMGGGFQANQAIFSALPMQGDLVLHDALVHGSAHEGMRLGRAECRGFAHNDAGDAARVIADWRASGGRGRVWIAVESVYSMEGDLAPLEALAALAAREDAVLVVDEAHATGVFGPQGRGLAHGLACPLVSLHTGGKGLGGSGALVCADRTLVETLVNKARPFIYATAPSPLSAAVLRAALRALAEVPALVEGARARMALAAEAARDCGIAAQSQIVPVLVGEDFRALAMAADLQARGFDIRAIRPPTVPKGTARLRVSVTGNVGAGDIAALFATIAALERAAA encoded by the coding sequence ATGAGCTTCCCTCGGCACGCGGCGGCGCTGGAGGCGCTGGCGCAGCGTGGCCGGCTGCGGCGGCTGGCGCCGGCTGCGGGGCTGGATTTCGCCTCGAACGACTATCTTGGGCTGGCGGGGTCGGACCTGCTGGCCGGCGCGGCGCGGGATGCGCTGGCGCGCGGCGTGCCGGTCGGGGCAGGGGGGTCGCGGCTGCTGCGCGGCAACCATGCCGAGCATGAGGCGCTGGAGGCCGAGGCGGCCGCGTTCTTCGGCGCCGAGGCCGCCTTGTATATGGGCGGCGGCTTCCAGGCCAACCAGGCGATCTTTTCGGCGCTGCCGATGCAGGGCGATCTGGTGCTGCATGACGCGCTGGTCCATGGCAGCGCGCATGAGGGGATGCGGCTGGGCCGGGCGGAATGCCGCGGCTTTGCCCATAACGACGCGGGCGATGCGGCGCGGGTGATCGCGGACTGGCGGGCCTCGGGCGGGCGCGGCCGGGTCTGGATCGCGGTCGAAAGCGTCTATTCGATGGAGGGCGATCTGGCGCCGCTGGAGGCGCTTGCGGCATTGGCGGCGCGCGAGGACGCGGTGCTGGTGGTGGACGAGGCGCATGCGACCGGCGTTTTCGGCCCGCAGGGCAGGGGGCTGGCGCATGGACTGGCCTGCCCGCTGGTGAGCCTGCATACCGGCGGCAAGGGGCTGGGCGGCTCGGGCGCGCTGGTCTGCGCCGACCGGACGCTGGTCGAGACGCTGGTGAACAAGGCGCGGCCCTTCATCTATGCCACCGCGCCCTCGCCTTTGTCGGCGGCGGTGCTGCGGGCGGCCTTGCGGGCGCTGGCGGAGGTGCCGGCGCTGGTCGAGGGCGCGCGGGCGCGCATGGCGCTGGCAGCCGAGGCGGCGCGGGATTGCGGGATCGCGGCGCAGAGCCAGATCGTGCCGGTGCTCGTCGGCGAGGATTTCCGGGCGCTGGCGATGGCCGCGGATTTGCAGGCGCGGGGCTTCGACATCCGCGCCATCCGGCCGCCCACCGTGCCGAAGGGGACGGCGCGGCTGCGGGTCTCGGTCACCGGCAATGTCGGGGCGGGGGATATCGCGGCGCTGTTCGCGACCATCGCGGCGCTGGAAAGGGCGGCGGCATGA
- the bioB gene encoding biotin synthase BioB, whose protein sequence is MPQQARRAAAIYHQPLMDLLFQAQTVHRAHFDPNLVQCSKLLSIKTGGCPEDCAYCAQSARNGSELSASKLVEVQKVLAEARRAKEAGATRYCMGAAWRSPKERDMPAVLAMIRGVKALGMETCMTLGMLDADQALRLKDAGLDYYNHNIDTSERYYSEIITTRTFQDRLDTLDRVQAAGINVCAGGIVGMGETAEDRISMLETLAGLEVPPQSVPINMLMPMAGTPLADVPKLDPIEMVRTIATARILMPASYVRLSAGRSEMSDEMQAMCFLAGANSIFVGDTLLTAGNPGEDKDAVLFTKLGLRAEVLETSSEGCAA, encoded by the coding sequence ATGCCCCAGCAAGCGCGCCGCGCCGCCGCGATCTATCACCAGCCGCTGATGGACCTGCTGTTTCAGGCCCAGACCGTCCATCGGGCGCATTTCGACCCGAATCTGGTGCAATGCTCGAAGCTGTTGTCGATCAAGACCGGCGGCTGTCCCGAGGATTGCGCCTATTGCGCGCAATCGGCGCGCAACGGCTCGGAACTGTCGGCCTCGAAGCTGGTCGAGGTGCAGAAGGTTCTGGCCGAGGCCAGGCGCGCCAAGGAAGCGGGGGCCACGCGCTATTGCATGGGCGCCGCCTGGCGCTCGCCCAAGGAACGCGACATGCCCGCCGTGCTGGCGATGATCCGCGGCGTCAAGGCGCTGGGGATGGAGACCTGCATGACGCTGGGCATGCTGGACGCGGACCAGGCGCTGCGGCTGAAGGATGCGGGGCTGGATTACTACAACCACAATATCGACACTTCGGAACGCTATTATTCCGAGATCATCACCACGCGGACCTTCCAGGACCGGCTGGACACGCTGGACCGGGTGCAGGCGGCGGGGATCAATGTCTGCGCCGGCGGCATCGTCGGCATGGGCGAGACGGCCGAGGACCGCATTTCCATGCTGGAGACGCTGGCCGGGCTGGAGGTGCCGCCGCAATCGGTGCCGATCAACATGCTGATGCCGATGGCGGGCACGCCCTTGGCCGATGTGCCGAAGCTGGACCCGATCGAGATGGTGCGCACCATCGCCACGGCGCGCATCCTGATGCCGGCATCCTATGTGCGGCTCTCGGCCGGGCGGTCCGAGATGAGCGACGAGATGCAGGCCATGTGCTTCCTTGCCGGTGCCAATTCGATCTTTGTCGGCGACACGCTGCTGACCGCGGGCAACCCGGGCGAGGACAAGGACGCGGTGCTGTTCACCAAGCTCGGGTTGCGCGCCGAGGTGCTGGAGACCTCGTCCGAGGGCTGTGCGGCATGA
- the bioA gene encoding adenosylmethionine--8-amino-7-oxononanoate transaminase, with translation MDAAFDRRHLWHPYSSMRDPGPVHEVAAAEGVWLELADGARMIDAMSSWWAAAHGHRHPKLVGAMQAQLDRLPHVMFGGLTHAPAVGLARRLVAMLPAGLDRIFYSDSGSVAVEVALKMAVQAQFGLGQAGRTGFASARGGYYGDTWKAMSLCDPVTGMHRHFGAALQVQHFVPRPPIPFGAEWDEDPARNGLAAVEALFAEKAHEIAGFIVEPVVQGAGGMWFYHPRWLAGLRALCDRHGVLLILDEIATGFGRTGTLFAMERAGVVPNILCLGKALTGGMMSFAATVASSRVAEAIAEGPAPVLMHGPTFMGNPLACAAACASLDLLAEGAWPGQVAGIEEGLRHGLAPARGLSGVRDVRVLGAIGVIETQAPVDMVRVHGFCRESGVWLRPFGRLLYCMPPFVARPEEVARICAVMVEIAGWR, from the coding sequence ATGGACGCGGCGTTCGACCGGCGGCACCTGTGGCATCCCTATTCCTCGATGCGCGATCCGGGGCCGGTGCATGAGGTCGCGGCGGCCGAGGGGGTCTGGCTGGAACTGGCCGATGGCGCGCGGATGATCGACGCCATGTCGTCATGGTGGGCGGCGGCGCATGGGCATCGCCACCCGAAGCTGGTCGGGGCGATGCAGGCGCAGCTGGACCGCCTGCCGCATGTGATGTTCGGCGGGCTGACGCACGCCCCGGCCGTGGGGCTGGCGCGGCGGCTGGTCGCGATGCTGCCCGCGGGGTTGGACCGCATCTTTTACAGCGACAGCGGCTCGGTCGCGGTCGAGGTGGCGCTGAAGATGGCGGTGCAGGCGCAGTTTGGGCTGGGGCAGGCGGGGCGGACGGGTTTCGCCAGCGCCCGCGGCGGCTATTACGGCGATACTTGGAAGGCGATGAGCCTCTGCGATCCGGTGACCGGGATGCACCGCCATTTCGGCGCCGCCTTGCAGGTGCAGCATTTCGTGCCGCGCCCGCCCATTCCCTTCGGCGCGGAATGGGACGAGGACCCGGCGCGGAACGGGCTTGCCGCGGTCGAGGCGCTGTTTGCCGAGAAGGCGCATGAGATCGCCGGCTTCATCGTCGAGCCGGTGGTGCAGGGCGCGGGCGGCATGTGGTTCTATCACCCGCGCTGGCTGGCCGGGCTGCGCGCGCTGTGCGACCGGCACGGCGTGCTGCTGATCCTGGACGAGATCGCCACCGGCTTCGGCCGCACCGGCACGCTGTTCGCCATGGAACGCGCCGGGGTGGTGCCGAATATCCTGTGCCTCGGCAAGGCGCTGACCGGCGGCATGATGAGCTTTGCCGCCACCGTCGCGTCAAGCCGGGTGGCCGAGGCGATTGCGGAGGGGCCGGCGCCGGTCCTGATGCACGGGCCGACCTTCATGGGCAATCCGCTGGCCTGCGCCGCGGCCTGCGCAAGCCTCGATCTGCTGGCGGAAGGCGCATGGCCGGGGCAGGTCGCGGGGATCGAGGAGGGGTTGCGCCACGGCCTTGCCCCGGCGCGCGGGTTGTCCGGCGTGCGCGATGTGCGGGTGCTGGGCGCCATCGGGGTGATCGAGACGCAGGCGCCGGTGGATATGGTGCGCGTGCACGGGTTCTGCCGCGAGAGCGGGGTGTGGCTGCGGCCCTTCGGGCGGCTGCTTTACTGCATGCCGCCCTTTGTCGCCCGGCCCGAGGAGGTGGCGCGCATCTGTGCCGTGATGGTCGAGATCGCGGGCTGGCGATGA
- a CDS encoding AAA family ATPase has product MYTHEDLAKLQAQSLKMQGWIRRQTFSPANEKTLRRFSSWEVAELIFRINQSTFRGKLAAEPNLPLGEVEEDGRQRWFSLDEINELRRRIRINRKTLMPWRPEGKRAFRAAIANFKGGAGKSTVALHFAHAAALDGYRVLVVDFDPQATLSHSMGLTDVGEDHTVWGIMARDLERETDRMNAAARGAESGTALPQRKLPASIRAMGLGTLRPADFIKPTAWSTIDIVPSCANAAFVEFASAQYRHLNPEWTFFGAVSRFLDSLADDAYDLILFDCPPAIGYQSMNAVFAADMLYIPSGPGYWEYDSTTSFIGQLSEALEDLSHGFENFPTGKIKLPKAFADIRFLMTRFEPSNELHQAMYGAFQQVFGNHMAQHPIELTRAVEQSGRFLSSIYEIDYREMTRGTWRRARATFDQAYEEFKSHVVAAWDKLEDEA; this is encoded by the coding sequence ATGTACACGCATGAAGACCTCGCCAAGCTGCAGGCGCAATCGCTGAAGATGCAGGGCTGGATCCGGCGCCAGACCTTCAGCCCGGCCAACGAGAAGACCCTGCGCCGCTTTTCCAGCTGGGAGGTCGCCGAGCTGATCTTCCGCATCAACCAGTCCACCTTTCGCGGCAAGCTGGCGGCCGAGCCGAACCTTCCCCTCGGGGAAGTCGAGGAGGACGGCCGCCAGCGCTGGTTCTCGCTCGACGAGATCAACGAGCTGCGCCGCCGCATCCGCATCAACCGCAAGACGCTGATGCCCTGGCGGCCCGAGGGCAAGCGCGCCTTCCGCGCCGCCATCGCCAATTTCAAGGGCGGCGCCGGCAAGTCGACCGTGGCGCTGCACTTCGCCCATGCCGCGGCGCTGGACGGCTATCGGGTGCTGGTGGTGGACTTCGACCCGCAGGCGACGCTGAGCCATTCCATGGGCCTGACCGATGTCGGCGAGGACCATACCGTCTGGGGCATCATGGCCCGCGACCTGGAGCGCGAGACCGACCGCATGAACGCCGCCGCGCGCGGCGCGGAAAGCGGCACCGCCCTGCCCCAGCGCAAGCTGCCGGCCTCGATCCGCGCCATGGGGCTTGGCACGCTGCGCCCGGCCGATTTCATCAAGCCGACCGCCTGGTCCACCATCGACATCGTGCCGAGCTGCGCCAATGCCGCCTTCGTCGAGTTCGCCAGCGCCCAGTATCGGCATCTGAACCCGGAATGGACCTTCTTCGGCGCGGTGTCGCGCTTCCTCGACAGCCTGGCGGACGATGCCTATGACCTGATCCTGTTCGACTGCCCGCCGGCCATCGGCTACCAGTCGATGAATGCCGTCTTTGCCGCCGACATGCTCTATATCCCTTCGGGCCCCGGCTATTGGGAATACGACTCGACCACCAGCTTCATCGGCCAGCTTTCCGAGGCGCTGGAGGACCTGTCGCATGGTTTCGAGAACTTCCCCACGGGGAAGATCAAGCTGCCCAAGGCCTTTGCCGACATCCGCTTCCTGATGACCCGCTTCGAGCCCTCGAACGAATTGCATCAGGCGATGTATGGCGCCTTCCAGCAGGTCTTCGGCAATCACATGGCCCAGCACCCGATCGAGCTGACCCGTGCGGTCGAGCAATCCGGACGCTTCCTGTCCTCGATCTACGAGATCGACTATCGCGAGATGACGCGCGGCACCTGGCGGCGGGCGCGGGCGACCTTCGATCAGGCCTATGAGGAGTTCAAGTCCCATGTCGTCGCCGCCTGGGACAAGCTGGAGGATGAGGCATGA
- a CDS encoding PepSY domain-containing protein, whose product MRLVTLMLAVSALASPAAAHDHCTVPQDQRRPATALRAELTAKGWTVGKIELEEGCYEVRGEDQTGLSVEVLFDPVSFQEIGRDD is encoded by the coding sequence ATGCGCCTTGTCACTTTGATGCTGGCCGTTTCGGCCTTGGCGAGCCCGGCCGCCGCCCATGACCACTGCACTGTGCCGCAGGATCAGCGCCGCCCGGCCACTGCGTTGCGCGCCGAACTGACGGCCAAGGGCTGGACCGTCGGCAAGATCGAACTGGAGGAAGGCTGTTACGAGGTTCGCGGAGAGGACCAGACCGGCCTGTCGGTCGAAGTCCTGTTCGATCCGGTCAGTTTTCAGGAAATCGGCCGGGATGATTGA
- the bioD gene encoding dethiobiotin synthase, which yields MSAVVVAGTDTGIGKTVFSAGLTRALGASYWKPVQAGLEEETDSEVVARLSGRPVLPEVYRLRLPASPHLAAEREGVEIDPARLALPAVAPLVVEGAGGLMVPLTRRLLYLQVIAGWGAPVVLCCRTALGTINHALLSLWALRAAGCRVAGVAFIGAEAEDSRRVICEIGAVRDLGRLPVLERVTEEALADAFAGIDVAAIRGVL from the coding sequence ATGAGCGCGGTCGTGGTCGCCGGCACCGATACCGGCATCGGCAAGACCGTGTTCAGCGCCGGGCTGACCCGCGCGCTGGGCGCGAGTTATTGGAAGCCGGTGCAGGCCGGTCTGGAGGAGGAGACCGACAGCGAGGTCGTGGCGCGGCTTTCCGGGCGTCCGGTGCTGCCCGAGGTCTATCGGCTGCGCCTGCCCGCCTCGCCGCATCTGGCGGCCGAGCGCGAGGGGGTTGAGATCGATCCGGCGCGGCTGGCCTTGCCCGCGGTGGCCCCGCTGGTGGTCGAGGGGGCGGGCGGGCTGATGGTGCCGCTGACCCGGCGCCTGCTTTATCTGCAGGTGATCGCGGGCTGGGGGGCGCCGGTGGTGCTGTGCTGCCGCACCGCGCTTGGCACCATCAACCATGCGCTGCTGTCGCTTTGGGCCCTGCGCGCCGCCGGCTGCCGGGTGGCCGGCGTGGCCTTCATCGGCGCGGAGGCCGAGGACAGCCGCCGGGTGATCTGCGAGATCGGCGCGGTGCGCGACCTGGGCCGGCTGCCGGTGCTGGAAAGGGTGACGGAGGAGGCGCTGGCCGATGCCTTCGCCGGCATCGACGTGGCGGCGATCCGGGGGGTGCTGTGA